The genomic DNA TAAAATCCAAGATTTTATTTCTAGAGAGAATACTTTGTTTATAAAATATAACTGTCGGCTACGCGATGTCGTTGCCGTCGGATTGGCGTGGCTGCTTGCCGGGTGCGGTGGCGGCGGTGGCGGATCGTCCGCTGGCTCGGCGCCTGATCCCGCGCCAGGATTTTCCGTCTCTATCGACCGTACCGAGCTGCGTTTCTCGGGCGACGAAGGCAGCAGGGTAGAGCCGAAGATCATCGTCGGCACCGGCAGCGGCGCCAACGTGCCGACCACTGCTTATTTCGGCGGTGAGGACCTGGGCACGGCAATCGATCGGGTCGAAGCCCACATCAATGGTACGCAAGCGCAGTTTGTCGTCTATCCGAAAGCGCAACTGGCAGCCGGAGAATATTCGGGCAAGCTGAAGCTGTCGATGTGCGCGGACACGCAGTGCGCGCAACACTTCAAGGGTTCGCCAGTCGATGTGGCGTACACCGTCAGCATCGCCAAGGGATTGAAGGCCACGCCGGGCAGCGTCGACCTGCGTGCGCTGAGCGGCGCCTCGGCCTCCGCGACCGTCAATGTGCAGTTGCCAAGCGGAGCCAGTAGTTTCTCCGCCACGACGAGCGCCAGCTGGTTGCAGGTGACCAATATTACCCCAAGCAGCATGACCCTTGTCGCCTCATCGCTGGCGCCCGGTTCGTATTCAGAATGGGTGACTGTCAGGGCGTTGAATCGCCAGCAGGTTATTCCGGTCACCTACACCGTCACCGCCGACCCATCCTCGGTGACCACGATTGTGCCTGACCGGACCAGCATGGATTTTTCCACGCCCGTGGGTTATTCCAGCAATGCGCAGCAGTTGAAGGTAACGCTGCCCGCCTGGGTTAAAACGGTCGATACCAGCGTGGAGTACCGTACCGGCTGGAACTGGCTTTCCTTCGTTGCCGGCGCTGGCGGAGACCTGAAAGTGGTTGCCTCGGCGGCGGGCCTGCGTCCCGGCGTGTACCGGGCTGATCTGGTGTTAAGGGGGACCCAAGTACAGTCCGTTACCGTCCCGGTCACGCTGAACGTGCTGAGTGCGGACTGGCAAGTCAGTGGTACCTCCACGCTGACAGTTGACGCCGCAAGTACGACCACCAGCTTGAACGGTCAGATCAGCATCGACGTGCCGAACGTGCCGGTCCAGGGCTGGCAGGCCAGCAGTGATGCCAGCTGGCTGACGCTGTCGCGCACCAGCGGCTCGCTGCGTACCGACAAGCTGGGCATTGCCGTCAACGTTCCGGAAATGCTGAAGCTGCCTAACGCCCGGACTTACACGGCCGATATCACCTTGAGCCTACCTAACGGCAATACGCCCTCGACCAAGTTCACGGTCACGCTGGATAAAAGGCTGCCGGAGTTGAATTACGTCAGCCCGCACACCCGGCTGCCGGGCGAGAGCGGCAAATATACCCTGCGCGGTAGCGGCTTCAACGCCTTTGCAAATATCAGCCAGGTCCTGCAGGTGACCGGCACCACGCCAGCCAGTGTCGTGCGGGTCAGCGATACGCAGCTCGAACTGACCTTGCCGCCCGCCCAGGGCGACGCAACGTTCGCACTGCCCAGCAACCTGGGCCTCAAATCGGACACTGTGACATTGAAGACTGTCGCGCAGCCGGCCATCGGCTACGCCGCGGTGCCGACGCAAGGCTACAAAGGCGGCATGGTATTTGACGCCGAGCGGAAAGCCATCTTCACCGTCAACAAAACGCTGGGTTCGCTGATGCGCTTCAGCCTGAATGGCAGCGCCTGGAACGTCAGCAGCGCGGCAGTGACGGGTGCCGACGCGGTCGCGCTGTCTCCCGACGGCAAGAGCGTGATCGTCACCGTCACCACCGGCCACATCAAGCTGTTCGATCCCGTCACGCTGGCGGAACAGGGAAGTTTCAAGGCTGGCTACGTCAGCGGCGATACCGTGAACAACCTGCCGCGTCTGGCGGTACGCAACGATGGCAAAGTGCTCTTTGCAGGGTATTCCGGCGTAAATGACGGCAACGGTGGCATGCCATATTTCGACCTGGTCACCCAGCGCTTTGGCAACATCGGCGGCGCATACAATTTTGGCTGGGCAGTCGCCTCCGGTGACGGTTCGCACATCAACATCGTGCAATCGGCCAGCTATTCGCCATTGCCGCCGATGGTGTCGCTCGATGGCGGCGACATGGTTGCAAAAGTCGCGCCTGGTGGCTTGACCTTCTGGTACGAGGGTGCGCAAAGCCTGCGTGGTGAACGCTTCGCGGAAGGCACCTATACGGTATGGGACCGCGACTTCAACAAGATCGGTAAGGTAGTGATACCGAACACCGCATACATGGGCCGTACGCCGGTCTTCTCGCCGGACGGCAAACGCCTGTATGTGATGGCTTATGACAGCACGGGCTTATACAATGGTTCGACCAGCAAGCCGCGGGTTTACGTCTTCGACAGCAGCACCCGCATGGTGACCAGTACCGACTTGCCGTTGTTGGGTTCCTTCGACCTGCCTGATTACCCGACTTGCAATATCAGTGCCTACGAATGCGACACGCGCGCGTTGGGTACGATCAGCCCGGATGGCAAGACCCTATTCTTCCTGGGCGATGTCAATCTGGTCGCGGTGCCGGTACCGACCACGCTGGACACCCGTGTCCAGGCCATGCGCCGCCTGGTCCTGCCGGCGTCGGCCCCGGCTCGGCGCTGAGGACGTGCTGACAGTCAGTATCGCTTTGGGCTGACTTTCGCTGGAGGAAATCGCCCCAGCGTGTAATGCCGTTCAGTCTAGACTGAACGGCATTTTTCTTTTCAGGCGGTCGATGCACTGCCGTCAATGCTGGCTGCCGCGCCAGCAACGGGCGCACGTATCGGTCCCGTGCAGCAGCGGCAGCAGCCAGAACGACAGACCGGGCTTACTCCACCGTCACCGACTTCGCCAAATTGCGCGGCTTGTCCACATCCGTCCCGCGCGCCAGCGCCGTGTGATACGCCAGCAACTGCAACGCCACCACGTGCAGGATCGGCGACAGGCAACCGTAGTGCTCCGGCAAACGAATCACGTGCAGGCCGTCGCCAGAGGTGATGCGCGAATCGACGTCCGTGAAGACGTACAGCTGGCCGCCGCGCGCGCGCACTTCCTGCATGTTCGACTTCAGCTTTTCCAGCAGCGCGTCGTTCGGCGCGATCGTGACGACCGGCATTTCTTCCGTCACCAGCGCCAGCGGGCCGTGCTTCAGTTCGCCCGCTGGATACGCTTCGGCGTGGATGTACGAGATCTCCTTCAGCTTCAGCGCGCCTTCCAGCGCGATCGGGTAATGCATGCCGCGGCCCAGGAACAGCGCGTTTTCCTTGCGGGCGAATTCCTCGGCCCAGGCGATGACCTGCGGCTCCAGCGCCAGCACGGCGGAGATCGCGGACGGCAGGTGACGCATCGCCTTCATGTGGCCCGCTTCTTCCTCGTCCGTCAGGCGGCCGTTGACCTGCGCCAGCGACAGGGTCAGCAGGAACAGCGCGGCCAGCTGCGTCGTAAAGGCCTTGGTGGAGGCCACGCCCACTTCCACGCCGGCGCGGGTGATGTAGGCCAGCTTGCACTCGCGCACCATGGCGCTGGTGGCGACGTTGCAGATCGTCAGCGTGTGTTCCATGCCCAGCGAGCGGGCGTGTTTCAAGGCGGCGATCGTGTCGGCCGTTTCGCCCGACTGCGAGATCGTCACCACCAGCGTGTTCGGGTGCGGCACGCTGTCGCGGTAGCGGTATTCGCTGGCGATTTCCACGTTGACGGGGATTTTCGCGATCGATTCGATCCAGTACTTGGCCGTCAGGCCGGCGTAGTAGCTGGTGCCGCAGGCCAGCACCAGCACGCGGTCAATTTCCTTGAAAACCCGATGGGCCCCATCGCCGAACAGTTCCGGCATGATGCCCGTGACGCCCTCCAGCGTGTCGCCGACCACTCGCGGCTGCTCGAAGATTTCCTTCTGCATGAAGTGGCGGTACGGGCCCAGCTCGGCCGCGCCGGTGTGCGCATGCACCGTCTTCACTTCGCGCTCGACCTGGCGGCCGTTGACGTCGACGATCCAAATGCGGCCCAGTTGCAGGTCGACCACGTCGCCTTCTTCCAGGTAGATGATCTGGTCGGTCGTGCCGGCCAGCGCCATCGCGTCGGACGCGACAAAGTTCTCGCCCTTGCCCAGGCCGACGATCAGCGGCGACCCCTGGCGCGCGGCCACCACGCGGTGCGGTTCCTCGCGGCTGAACACGGCAATCGCATAGGCGCCATGCAGACGTTTCACCGCCTGCTGGACGGTCTCGAACAGGTCGCCGTTGTACATATGCTCGACCAGGTGGGCAATCACTTCGGTGTCGGTCTGGCTCTGGAACACGTAGCCCAGCTGCTGCAGCTCGGCGCGCAGCTCGTCATGGTTTTCGATGATGCCGTTGTGGACCAGCGCGATGCGGGCGTTCTCCGAGTTCGGCGAGAAGTGCGGGTGGGCATTGTGCGACGCCGGCGCGCCGTGCGTGGCCCAGCGCGTATGGGCGATGCCGGTGAAACCTTGCATGTTGACTTCCTGGACCTGCTTTTCCAGGTCGGCCACGCGCGACGTGCTGCGCGAGCGCTGCAGCTTGCCGTCCACGTGCAGTGCCACGCCGCACGAGTCGTAGCCGCGGTATTCGAGGCGCTTCAGGCCTTCGATCAGGATCGGGGTGATGTTGCGTTGCGC from Pseudoduganella armeniaca includes the following:
- a CDS encoding PD40 domain-containing protein, which codes for MFIKYNCRLRDVVAVGLAWLLAGCGGGGGGSSAGSAPDPAPGFSVSIDRTELRFSGDEGSRVEPKIIVGTGSGANVPTTAYFGGEDLGTAIDRVEAHINGTQAQFVVYPKAQLAAGEYSGKLKLSMCADTQCAQHFKGSPVDVAYTVSIAKGLKATPGSVDLRALSGASASATVNVQLPSGASSFSATTSASWLQVTNITPSSMTLVASSLAPGSYSEWVTVRALNRQQVIPVTYTVTADPSSVTTIVPDRTSMDFSTPVGYSSNAQQLKVTLPAWVKTVDTSVEYRTGWNWLSFVAGAGGDLKVVASAAGLRPGVYRADLVLRGTQVQSVTVPVTLNVLSADWQVSGTSTLTVDAASTTTSLNGQISIDVPNVPVQGWQASSDASWLTLSRTSGSLRTDKLGIAVNVPEMLKLPNARTYTADITLSLPNGNTPSTKFTVTLDKRLPELNYVSPHTRLPGESGKYTLRGSGFNAFANISQVLQVTGTTPASVVRVSDTQLELTLPPAQGDATFALPSNLGLKSDTVTLKTVAQPAIGYAAVPTQGYKGGMVFDAERKAIFTVNKTLGSLMRFSLNGSAWNVSSAAVTGADAVALSPDGKSVIVTVTTGHIKLFDPVTLAEQGSFKAGYVSGDTVNNLPRLAVRNDGKVLFAGYSGVNDGNGGMPYFDLVTQRFGNIGGAYNFGWAVASGDGSHINIVQSASYSPLPPMVSLDGGDMVAKVAPGGLTFWYEGAQSLRGERFAEGTYTVWDRDFNKIGKVVIPNTAYMGRTPVFSPDGKRLYVMAYDSTGLYNGSTSKPRVYVFDSSTRMVTSTDLPLLGSFDLPDYPTCNISAYECDTRALGTISPDGKTLFFLGDVNLVAVPVPTTLDTRVQAMRRLVLPASAPARR
- the glmS gene encoding glutamine--fructose-6-phosphate transaminase (isomerizing), producing the protein MCGIVGAVAQRNITPILIEGLKRLEYRGYDSCGVALHVDGKLQRSRSTSRVADLEKQVQEVNMQGFTGIAHTRWATHGAPASHNAHPHFSPNSENARIALVHNGIIENHDELRAELQQLGYVFQSQTDTEVIAHLVEHMYNGDLFETVQQAVKRLHGAYAIAVFSREEPHRVVAARQGSPLIVGLGKGENFVASDAMALAGTTDQIIYLEEGDVVDLQLGRIWIVDVNGRQVEREVKTVHAHTGAAELGPYRHFMQKEIFEQPRVVGDTLEGVTGIMPELFGDGAHRVFKEIDRVLVLACGTSYYAGLTAKYWIESIAKIPVNVEIASEYRYRDSVPHPNTLVVTISQSGETADTIAALKHARSLGMEHTLTICNVATSAMVRECKLAYITRAGVEVGVASTKAFTTQLAALFLLTLSLAQVNGRLTDEEEAGHMKAMRHLPSAISAVLALEPQVIAWAEEFARKENALFLGRGMHYPIALEGALKLKEISYIHAEAYPAGELKHGPLALVTEEMPVVTIAPNDALLEKLKSNMQEVRARGGQLYVFTDVDSRITSGDGLHVIRLPEHYGCLSPILHVVALQLLAYHTALARGTDVDKPRNLAKSVTVE